In Moorena sp. SIOASIH, the genomic window GTGCTTAACATTGGTGCAGTACGGGGTGAAAACTGCCCGGATGACCACTGGTTGTATAATCCTGATGCCACTTCGAAGTTTCATCGAGTCGCTTTCTACAGTAACGTTGATCCCCTTTTCCTACCCAAATCTGCTAGAGAAAAAGGCGATCGCGTCAGCATTGGCGTGGAACGCGCCTATCTAGGAGGCAAAAAGCCAACGAGGGAAGAAATCAGCCAATACTCTGAGGCAGTTGTTAAAGAGTTACAAAGTTGGGGCTTTATCGGTGAAGCAGAAGTTGTTGATCCAACCTGGATTGATGTGGCTTACACCTGGTCATTGCCCAAGTCTGACTGGAAGCAAAAAGCTTTACACATATTAGAACAAAACAATATTTACCAGGTGGGGCGTTATGGTCGTTGGATTTTCCAGGGAATTGCAGACTCTATCCGCGATGGGTTTATTGTTGGATCGAGCTTTAAGTAAAAAACCATTTATAGGAGTATAGTTAACTATGAAAGCAAACGGACTTAGGAAAATTGAATATCCAAAAATTGATCCTGTTCCAGAAGGCAAACATCGACCCTTTTGGTCTGTAATGATTCCTACTTACAACTGTGCCAATTATTTGGTTGAGACTCTAGAATCTCTATTGGCGAAGGATCCTGGACCTGAACATATGCAAATTGAGGTCGTAGATGACTGCTCTACCAAAGACAATCCTGAGCAGGTTGTAAGAGAAATTGGCAAGGGGAGAGTTTCCTTTTATCGCCAGCCTCAAAATGTGGGACTAACTCAAAATTTTAATACTTGTATTCGACGAAGTATCGGACAAGTAGTTCACATCTTACACGGTGACGATAAAGTTGCCCAAGGTTTCTATGAAAGACTCAAGTTGGGATTTCATACAGATGATACAGTAGGTGCTGCATTTAGCCGACATCATGTCATTAATGACCATGGACATTGGCTAAGAACATCTGAACTTGAACGTCAAACACCAGGGATTTTGAAAAATTGGATTGAGCATATAGCACTCATGCAAAGAATTCAGTTTCCAGCTATTGCTGTGAAACGAAAGGTTTACGAAGCTATAGGTGGTTTTACTCCTAATTTAAGTCACGCGGCAGATTGGGAAATGTGGAGACGTATTGCAGTTCATTTTCCAGTATGGTTCGAGCCGAAAGTACTAGCCCATTATCGTTCCCATAGCTCCTCTCATACATCTCAGCTGGCAATGACTGGTGATAATCTCAAAGATATCCATAAATCAATTGAAATTGCTAGGGAATATTTGCCTAAATCAATTGCTGATCCTATCTCAGATAAAGCTAGAGAGTATTGTGCTTTCTCTGGCATTAATCATGCTCGATACTTTTATGATAATGGATGTTTTGAAGTTGCAGTTGCTCAACTCCATGCAGCCTTAGCTTGTCATTTTTCACCGCAAGTTGTCAGAGCATCGCTTCTATTACTGATTAAAGCTTATCTCAAACAATTGAAATTCCTTCAAGGTAGTTCGTGAGAAATGCGGGTTATTCGGGTTTAAAATCTAGGTAAAAACTACATTATTGGTCACCAAAAGCAGGAAAAGTACACGACCCTGCGAAATGTGATTGCAAATGCTGCCAAAGGGTAAATGTTCAGGTATTTCTTGCAGATAAGGTAATCGAATAATGACAAGCAACAAACTGATTATTACCGCCGCATCCAAAGCCTATGGTCCATCACTTCTGGCACTACTCGGTTCACTAACCCTCAACTGGCCCAAACATCCCCCTGTGCTGGTTTATGACATTGGCCTAGACGAGACAACACTTGCTACATTGGCAGAAAATAAGATCCCCGTCAAAAAAGTGCCTCCCTTCTGCTCCCATTGGCGGAAGCACTTTACTTGGAAAATTTGGTGCCTAAATGATGCCCCAGCACAGGATGTGTTGTGGATGGATGCGGGACTGGTCGTACTCAAGCCCCTTGAGGAGGTGTTCGATGCCCTTGAGCACCAAGGATATTTTTTCGTTCCCAACTATCAATTACTGGATTCGGAAGCATCAGAAGCCGCTTGCAACGGATGTGGTGTCCCAACCGAGTTTCGTCTCGGAAAATCCACATTGGCTGGGGGATGGATTGGCCTTCGCAAGAAAGGCAAAGTTCTACGGGTTGTAGAAGAAGCCCTCTCTGTGGCCTTGGTGGAGAAACATATTGCAGCCACAGAACCCACGCACCGGCATGAGCAAGCAATCATTTCGCTGCTGATGTACAAACACTTTGGGCAAGTGGTACTGGCAGATGGTATCGTCTACTTGGGCTGGCGCTCACCCAATCAAACTCATGGGCAGAAAGTTTGGGTTCATCGTCGCGGGATGTTAGCAGAGGATATGGCTTTCTTTGGTTCACACATACGGGCACCAGGCAAGCCATATATGCCCAAAGACCCCGCCAAGGAAAAGCCAACACGTAGTCCGCGCTCCTTAGCCATGAAATTTGATCGCTTTGGAAAACCCTTATCGCGAGGCCCATTGGCACCAACCACTCAAACACAGAGGAAAAACCCAATTTATGATGGGGTTAGGGATTAGGGTCAAGCAAAGTAGATTTGAAGGAGGAAGATCAGATATCGAATCCCTTCGCCAGCAAACCTCTCCTCGGTGGTGTGCTTTAATCGTTGATCTATAGAAGCACGGATAATTCGCTAGAAATAATTAAGCCGATTTTATCTGACAGTAAAAAATAAGCGTTTACCGTAAAATAAAATTGGAAAAGAGGATGAATACAACAACCAACAGCTTCCATAAAAAATTAAGCATACTCTTAATACAATGCGAGTTTACAACGTGGAAAGTGGCGCAATGCTGGCCAGACAATATACATATAGGGTTTTAAAAATCCCTGAACGTAAATGATATTGAGGTAAGGATTCAGGTGGTCAGATGGGGGGGGTTGACAAAGGAGAGTAGGATAACACAGAATGT contains:
- a CDS encoding glycosyltransferase; translation: MKANGLRKIEYPKIDPVPEGKHRPFWSVMIPTYNCANYLVETLESLLAKDPGPEHMQIEVVDDCSTKDNPEQVVREIGKGRVSFYRQPQNVGLTQNFNTCIRRSIGQVVHILHGDDKVAQGFYERLKLGFHTDDTVGAAFSRHHVINDHGHWLRTSELERQTPGILKNWIEHIALMQRIQFPAIAVKRKVYEAIGGFTPNLSHAADWEMWRRIAVHFPVWFEPKVLAHYRSHSSSHTSQLAMTGDNLKDIHKSIEIAREYLPKSIADPISDKAREYCAFSGINHARYFYDNGCFEVAVAQLHAALACHFSPQVVRASLLLLIKAYLKQLKFLQGSS